One part of the Magnetococcales bacterium genome encodes these proteins:
- the cysM gene encoding cysteine synthase CysM has protein sequence MANLDACIGGTPLVDLDRLSAPFPQVRILAKLEGNNPGGSVKDRAALGMILGAEARGELRPGVRIIEATSGNTGIALAMLAARRGYPLTLIMPESMTIERRATMAAYGADFVLTPAAASMEGSIDRARDMVAQGEGIMLDQFSNPDNWGIHQRTTGPEIWRDTDGKVTHFISSMGTTGTIMGVSRALKARNPEIQIIGVQPEEGAKIPGIRRWPAAYLPKIFDSRRVDREMDVSEAESLEMVHRLGREEGIFAGISAGGAVAAAVRLAKECTTPACIVVILPDRGDRYLSMNLFK, from the coding sequence GTGGCAAATCTGGATGCATGCATTGGTGGAACGCCCCTGGTCGATCTGGACCGATTGTCTGCGCCATTTCCGCAGGTGCGCATTCTGGCGAAACTGGAAGGCAACAATCCGGGGGGATCAGTCAAGGATCGTGCGGCGTTGGGCATGATCCTGGGTGCGGAGGCTCGCGGGGAGCTGCGCCCGGGTGTCCGGATCATCGAGGCGACCAGCGGCAATACAGGCATTGCCCTGGCCATGCTTGCTGCCCGGCGTGGATATCCGCTGACCCTGATCATGCCGGAGAGCATGACCATCGAACGTCGCGCCACCATGGCGGCCTATGGAGCGGATTTTGTCCTGACACCCGCCGCCGCGAGCATGGAAGGCTCCATTGACCGGGCGCGTGACATGGTGGCGCAGGGCGAGGGCATCATGCTCGATCAATTTTCCAACCCGGACAACTGGGGCATCCATCAGCGGACCACCGGCCCGGAAATCTGGCGGGATACCGATGGCAAGGTGACCCATTTCATCAGTTCCATGGGAACCACGGGTACCATCATGGGGGTATCACGGGCACTGAAAGCCCGCAATCCGGAAATCCAGATTATCGGCGTGCAACCGGAAGAAGGGGCCAAAATTCCGGGTATTCGGCGTTGGCCCGCAGCCTACCTGCCCAAAATATTCGATTCCCGGCGGGTGGATCGCGAAATGGATGTCTCCGAGGCGGAATCCCTGGAAATGGTCCATCGCCTGGGCAGGGAAGAGGGAATCTTTGCCGGCATCTCTGCCGGGGGTGCCGTGGCGGCGGCGGTCCGCCTGGCCAAAGAGTGTACGACCCCGGCCTGTATTGTCGTCATTCTGCCTGACCGGGGTGATCGTTACCTCTCCATGAATCTGTTCAAGTGA
- the grpE gene encoding nucleotide exchange factor GrpE, with product MQETQELLLEQFRVLLEQSKEEDVPTDSVVPDLQALFIELVALKNEVRIESRQVKSALDQFRQVFELVDGSQKSLQRELERTRDEEQGRLRSLLKKWLLEMLEVRDRMEAGLAAMESHRLPRLVRWFSPGEAAWLESMRAGQTLVLKRLDAMLAARQVRAIPAIGEPLDPHCMRAVATAWQEGVAEGVVIEEARKGFFWENDILRLAEVKVNRREGESND from the coding sequence ATGCAGGAGACCCAAGAACTCTTGCTGGAACAGTTCCGGGTTTTGTTGGAGCAGTCCAAAGAGGAAGATGTTCCGACCGACAGTGTTGTTCCTGATCTTCAGGCGCTGTTCATCGAGCTGGTCGCCCTCAAAAACGAGGTGCGCATCGAATCACGCCAGGTCAAATCCGCCCTGGATCAGTTTCGGCAGGTGTTCGAGCTGGTGGATGGCAGCCAGAAAAGTTTGCAGCGGGAACTGGAACGCACCCGCGATGAAGAACAGGGACGCCTGCGTTCCCTGTTGAAAAAATGGTTGTTGGAAATGCTGGAGGTCCGGGATCGGATGGAGGCCGGATTGGCGGCCATGGAGAGCCATCGCCTGCCGCGTCTGGTACGGTGGTTTTCTCCCGGGGAAGCGGCCTGGCTGGAAAGCATGCGGGCCGGACAGACCCTGGTTCTCAAACGCCTGGATGCCATGCTGGCTGCCCGACAGGTGCGGGCCATTCCGGCCATCGGGGAACCTCTCGATCCCCACTGCATGCGGGCCGTGGCCACCGCCTGGCAGGAAGGGGTCGCCGAAGGTGTGGTCATTGAGGAAGCCCGCAAGGGATTTTTCTGGGAAAATGATATATTGCGTCTGGCAGAGGTGAAGGTCAACCGGCGGGAAGGTGAATCGAATGACTGA
- a CDS encoding ParA family protein produces the protein MKIFSVYNFKGGVGKTTNTVNLAYLSAAEGVRTVIWDLDPQGGTSFFLCVKPKIKGGAKAILKSKPDLEEYLRTTGYPNLDLLPADISYRHLDQYLHDKNDPVKTFARILKLLAHEYDHIFLDCPPGLSLVAENVFRVSHVLVIPLIPSTLSLRAYNKLVQFLLNRRTKKLRVAPFFNQVNLNKPIHQVVTRNVLEQHPIFLKSMIPDSNVIESMGIKRAPIFTYARTSPEADAFRSLWREIKERKL, from the coding sequence ATGAAAATTTTTTCTGTCTACAATTTCAAGGGCGGTGTGGGAAAAACCACCAACACGGTCAATCTGGCCTATCTTTCCGCTGCGGAAGGAGTGCGAACTGTCATCTGGGATCTGGACCCTCAGGGAGGAACCAGCTTTTTCCTGTGTGTCAAACCAAAAATCAAGGGCGGTGCCAAAGCCATCCTGAAAAGCAAGCCCGACCTGGAAGAGTATTTGCGCACGACCGGCTATCCCAATCTGGATCTGCTGCCCGCCGATATTTCCTATCGCCATCTGGACCAGTATCTGCACGACAAAAACGACCCGGTCAAGACATTTGCCCGTATTCTCAAGCTTTTGGCGCACGAATACGACCACATTTTCCTGGATTGTCCTCCGGGATTGTCGCTGGTGGCGGAAAACGTGTTCCGGGTATCCCACGTTCTGGTGATTCCCCTGATCCCCTCCACGCTCTCTCTGCGGGCGTACAACAAACTTGTGCAGTTTTTGTTGAATCGTCGCACAAAAAAACTCCGTGTCGCCCCGTTTTTCAATCAGGTCAACCTGAACAAACCCATCCATCAGGTCGTGACCCGGAACGTCCTGGAGCAACACCCCATTTTTCTCAAATCCATGATTCCGGACTCCAACGTCATCGAATCCATGGGCATCAAGCGGGCACCCATCTTCACCTACGCCCGCACCTCCCCGGAGGCCGACGCTTTCCGGTCCCTGTGGCGGGAAATCAAGGAAAGAAAATTATAA
- a CDS encoding flagellin FliC produces MSISLVTNVASLNAQRSLSQSSLKLGKTFERLASGLRVNRAADDAAGLGIGARFTAEVRGMNMAVRNTNDAISAIQIAEGALDETTNALQRMRELAVQAANGTLTTTDRSSLNSEFTQLLSEVDRIAKNTKFNSMNLLTGSFTAMGIQVGAYSGQQLSVTIGCASAVALCSTMATIAGDGSAAMSAITTLDSAISSVASIRATLGSLQNRFESVINNLQNMSENTSAARSR; encoded by the coding sequence ATGTCGATATCATTGGTGACCAATGTGGCATCGCTGAATGCCCAGCGATCATTGAGTCAGAGCAGTCTGAAGCTTGGCAAAACTTTTGAACGTCTGGCGTCTGGTTTGCGGGTCAACCGGGCAGCGGACGATGCCGCAGGGTTGGGGATAGGGGCCAGGTTCACGGCGGAAGTGCGCGGCATGAACATGGCCGTGCGCAACACCAATGATGCCATTTCGGCCATCCAGATTGCCGAGGGTGCGCTGGATGAGACCACAAACGCCTTGCAAAGGATGCGGGAGTTGGCAGTACAGGCTGCCAATGGAACCCTGACAACAACAGATCGCAGCAGTTTGAATTCGGAGTTTACCCAACTCCTGTCGGAAGTGGATCGGATTGCCAAGAATACGAAATTCAACAGCATGAACTTGTTGACCGGTTCGTTTACCGCCATGGGAATTCAGGTTGGGGCGTACAGCGGGCAACAATTGTCGGTGACCATCGGGTGTGCATCTGCCGTGGCCTTGTGTTCGACCATGGCCACCATAGCTGGTGATGGATCGGCGGCCATGTCGGCGATCACAACCCTGGATTCGGCCATATCGAGTGTGGCCAGCATACGTGCCACACTCGGTTCGCTGCAAAACCGGTTCGAGTCGGTCATCAACAACTTGCAGAACATGTCGGAAAACACATCGGCAGCCCGGTCACGGAT
- the fliJ gene encoding flagellar export protein FliJ: MAVNRFSRLVELRRIQEETEAMVYSRNLAWMEGLRMRLQKIDQETEQAREEVRQLQVSGSLRVSPAIYENFFRGQMVRRRRLQVSIQQAREEVSKSRDAWHAVRVQLKKTEKLQEKEGERLNSEKLHIENKELDAIGLMQFKDAP, encoded by the coding sequence ATGGCAGTGAATCGTTTTTCCCGATTGGTGGAGTTGCGACGGATCCAGGAAGAGACCGAAGCCATGGTTTATTCACGCAATTTGGCCTGGATGGAGGGGTTGCGGATGCGGTTGCAGAAGATCGATCAGGAGACCGAACAGGCCCGGGAAGAGGTGCGGCAGTTGCAGGTGTCGGGTTCATTGCGTGTCTCTCCGGCCATATATGAAAATTTTTTCCGTGGACAGATGGTGCGGCGGCGGCGGTTGCAGGTCAGCATTCAGCAGGCGCGGGAGGAAGTGAGCAAGTCCCGGGATGCCTGGCATGCGGTCCGGGTTCAGCTCAAGAAGACCGAAAAGCTCCAGGAAAAAGAGGGTGAAAGGCTCAATTCTGAGAAGTTGCATATTGAAAATAAAGAGTTAGACGCGATTGGCCTGATGCAGTTCAAGGATGCTCCCTGA
- a CDS encoding J domain-containing protein: MVDPYKILGVGVDADDEAIRKAYLRLVREFPPERDSERFQVIRRAYETLENQRKRLEYQLFATPEVDVTPLLTACLRQRNPQRLDIGEWLNVLRHALKEHRFIGGDR; encoded by the coding sequence ATGGTTGATCCCTATAAAATACTTGGGGTGGGTGTCGATGCCGACGATGAGGCAATTCGCAAGGCCTATTTGCGACTGGTCCGGGAATTTCCCCCGGAGCGGGATTCGGAACGATTCCAGGTCATACGGCGTGCTTATGAAACCCTGGAAAATCAGCGGAAACGCCTGGAGTATCAACTTTTTGCGACGCCGGAGGTCGATGTGACGCCGTTGTTGACCGCCTGTCTGCGACAGAGAAACCCGCAACGTCTTGATATTGGTGAATGGTTGAATGTGTTGCGTCATGCGTTGAAAGAGCATCGTTTCATTGGAGGTGACAGGTGA
- a CDS encoding undecaprenyl-diphosphate phosphatase, translated as MDAIQGIVLGLIQGITELLPVSSSGHLILVPYFLGWQDQGLLFDMALNTGTLLALMIYFHRDIMELTTGWFRSFQGGLADNPHGRLAWAVALGTIPAGVAGIVIKDFVEGSGRDPKIVGSTLIFYGMLLWWADRRASLSRQLSLLTLRDALLIGLAQVLALIPGTSRSGITMTAALLLGFNRDAAARFAFLLAIPIGVAAAILDIKELLHANITSAAWEKIGIAFVVAALSALVVVHWLLGWVRRHTMTPFVVYRVILGLIVYWLAFGR; from the coding sequence ATGGACGCAATCCAGGGCATCGTTCTCGGACTGATCCAGGGGATTACCGAACTTCTGCCGGTTAGTTCCTCGGGACATTTGATTCTTGTCCCTTATTTTTTGGGATGGCAGGATCAGGGGCTGTTGTTCGATATGGCCCTCAACACCGGGACCCTGTTGGCCCTGATGATTTATTTCCATAGAGACATCATGGAATTGACAACAGGATGGTTCAGGTCATTCCAGGGTGGTCTGGCTGACAATCCCCATGGTCGCTTGGCATGGGCCGTGGCACTGGGCACCATTCCTGCCGGCGTGGCCGGAATTGTGATCAAGGATTTTGTCGAGGGGTCTGGTCGGGATCCGAAAATTGTGGGCAGCACATTGATTTTTTACGGTATGTTGCTTTGGTGGGCTGACCGGCGCGCCTCTCTGAGCCGGCAATTGTCTCTGCTGACCCTGCGCGATGCCCTGTTGATCGGTCTGGCCCAGGTCCTGGCCCTGATTCCCGGAACCTCCCGGTCCGGTATCACCATGACCGCCGCTCTCCTGCTCGGTTTCAATCGGGATGCCGCCGCCAGATTTGCCTTTCTCCTGGCCATTCCCATCGGAGTGGCCGCCGCCATCCTGGACATAAAAGAGTTGTTGCACGCCAACATCACCAGCGCCGCCTGGGAAAAAATCGGTATTGCCTTTGTCGTTGCAGCCCTCTCTGCCCTGGTTGTCGTTCATTGGCTGCTTGGGTGGGTGCGCCGCCACACCATGACCCCGTTCGTGGTCTACCGGGTTATTCTTGGCCTCATCGTCTATTGGCTGGCTTTTGGACGGTAG
- the truA gene encoding tRNA pseudouridine(38-40) synthase TruA, whose amino-acid sequence MVRFRLDIEYAGEGFAGWQRQASGTTLQGVLEDALARLCGHPVTLMGAGRTDAGVHALGQVAHFDTCRPRPEKVLVRALNSTTPPAVTVLRAVQVPRTFHARYSARYREYFYRISDRETPPALERGRLWHVPFALAEDKMRRAAQVLLGTHDFSAFRAAKCQAKSPIRIVSRMEIQRLEKEIRIVMGANSFLHHMVRNIVGSLVLVGQGKESVAWFARIFANRDRTRAGATAPPQGLYLNRILY is encoded by the coding sequence CTGGTCCGTTTTCGTCTGGATATTGAATATGCCGGGGAGGGGTTTGCAGGGTGGCAACGGCAGGCATCCGGCACAACTCTGCAAGGGGTCCTGGAAGACGCACTGGCGCGGCTGTGTGGGCATCCCGTCACCCTGATGGGTGCGGGACGGACGGATGCCGGCGTGCATGCCCTGGGCCAGGTGGCTCATTTCGATACGTGCCGTCCGCGTCCGGAAAAAGTATTGGTGCGTGCCCTCAACTCGACCACGCCTCCGGCTGTCACTGTCTTGCGCGCCGTGCAGGTTCCCAGGACCTTCCATGCCCGCTATTCGGCCCGTTACCGCGAGTATTTCTATCGCATCAGTGATCGGGAGACCCCGCCAGCCCTGGAAAGGGGGCGTCTTTGGCATGTTCCGTTTGCCCTGGCAGAGGACAAAATGCGACGGGCGGCGCAGGTTTTGTTGGGAACCCATGATTTTTCCGCCTTTCGTGCCGCCAAATGCCAGGCCAAATCCCCAATCCGGATCGTCAGTCGCATGGAAATTCAACGTCTGGAAAAAGAGATCCGGATCGTCATGGGAGCCAACAGTTTCCTGCACCATATGGTCCGGAATATTGTCGGCTCACTCGTTCTGGTCGGGCAGGGGAAAGAGTCGGTTGCCTGGTTTGCCAGGATTTTTGCAAATCGGGATCGTACCCGGGCAGGGGCAACCGCCCCGCCCCAGGGTCTCTATTTGAACCGGATTCTTTATTGA
- a CDS encoding RnfH family protein, with protein MRIAVAYAEAKRQVLTEFDIPEGTTVGDAINKSGILGKFPEIDLTTNKVGIHGKIAATDQVLQQGDRVEIYRPAMGKPPKKTRDAAKKTTEDDDTGTDET; from the coding sequence ATGCGCATTGCTGTTGCCTATGCTGAAGCCAAACGCCAGGTGTTGACCGAATTTGATATTCCGGAAGGGACCACGGTGGGGGATGCCATCAATAAATCCGGCATCCTGGGAAAATTTCCGGAAATCGACCTCACCACCAATAAAGTGGGCATTCACGGCAAAATCGCCGCAACCGACCAGGTGTTGCAGCAAGGGGATCGGGTGGAGATATACCGTCCGGCCATGGGCAAGCCGCCCAAAAAAACCCGTGATGCCGCCAAAAAGACCACAGAGGATGACGATACCGGCACGGATGAAACCTGA
- a CDS encoding Hsp70 family protein, which yields MTEIIMGIDLGTTNSEVAVFQNGQMRVLANAAGERIVPSFVGLADDGTLLVGQPARNQYIVHPERTIKSIKRRMGEAIQVAMGSVSYTPQEISAMILRHLREIAEAALGHAVQKAVITVPAYFSDVQRQATREAGEIAGLEVVRIIQEPTAAALAYEAGHRGSRRILVYDLGGGTFDVSVVRIEDDVVEVISSHGNNHLGGDDFDQKIVDHLVAHLQQEQGIDIKSDALAMARLLRSAEACKRQLSDHPFATIEEEYLTEQAGKPIHLVKELSRQEYEEMITPFIEETLAAVHTALNGAGLTASAMDEVLLVGGATRTPLVRERLKEVFGLVPRSEIDPDLCVAMGAAIQAAVIGGEKASSVLVDVTPYTFGTNVVGELDGYWRPFVFSPIIRKNTPIPVSRSEVYFTMSDNQKIVDVSIYQGEHLDALQNIRIGDFRVEGLSAVPSGNEIILRLDLDLDGILRVTAREKRTGLEKHITIENAMTKLGEQHLNEARSRVAALFADNADEADVTEDADDQGNPVPAPARNHQDVVQAKALVEKAERMLEQATPDDREEMVNLVEQIRDGLAAGDTAAVKKGCETLAEILFYLES from the coding sequence ATGACTGAGATCATCATGGGCATTGATCTGGGCACCACCAATTCGGAGGTTGCCGTGTTTCAGAATGGCCAGATGCGGGTGTTGGCCAACGCGGCAGGTGAACGCATTGTGCCCTCTTTTGTCGGACTGGCCGATGATGGCACCCTCCTGGTCGGGCAACCCGCCCGCAACCAGTATATCGTTCATCCCGAGCGCACCATCAAGTCGATCAAACGACGCATGGGCGAGGCCATCCAGGTTGCCATGGGGAGCGTATCCTATACGCCCCAGGAAATTTCGGCCATGATTCTGCGCCATCTGCGGGAAATCGCCGAGGCCGCCTTGGGACATGCCGTGCAAAAGGCCGTGATCACGGTTCCAGCCTACTTTTCCGACGTGCAGCGGCAGGCCACCCGGGAGGCGGGAGAGATTGCGGGTCTGGAGGTGGTGCGCATCATCCAGGAACCCACGGCAGCCGCCCTGGCCTACGAGGCCGGACATCGGGGCAGCCGCCGCATCCTGGTTTATGACCTGGGTGGCGGAACCTTCGATGTCTCTGTGGTCCGCATCGAGGATGACGTGGTGGAAGTCATCTCCAGTCATGGTAACAACCATCTGGGAGGCGACGATTTTGACCAGAAGATCGTCGATCACCTCGTGGCCCATCTGCAACAGGAGCAGGGGATCGACATCAAGTCCGATGCCCTGGCCATGGCCCGCCTGCTACGCAGCGCCGAAGCCTGCAAACGTCAACTCTCCGATCATCCCTTCGCCACCATCGAAGAAGAATATTTGACCGAACAGGCAGGCAAGCCCATCCATCTGGTCAAGGAACTCTCCCGCCAGGAATACGAGGAGATGATCACGCCGTTCATCGAAGAGACCCTGGCTGCGGTCCATACGGCCCTGAACGGGGCGGGTCTGACGGCTTCCGCCATGGATGAGGTTTTGCTGGTGGGCGGGGCGACCCGAACCCCTCTGGTTCGCGAGCGTTTGAAGGAAGTTTTTGGTCTGGTTCCCCGGAGTGAAATCGATCCGGACCTGTGCGTGGCCATGGGAGCGGCCATCCAGGCCGCCGTGATCGGCGGGGAAAAAGCCTCTTCTGTATTGGTGGATGTCACACCCTACACTTTCGGCACCAATGTCGTCGGTGAGCTGGATGGTTATTGGCGGCCTTTTGTCTTCTCGCCGATCATCCGCAAAAATACCCCGATTCCGGTGAGCAGGAGCGAAGTTTATTTCACCATGAGTGACAACCAGAAGATCGTCGATGTGAGCATCTATCAGGGCGAGCATCTGGATGCCCTGCAAAATATCAGGATTGGCGATTTTCGGGTCGAGGGGTTGAGTGCTGTACCCTCCGGCAATGAAATCATTCTGCGCCTGGACCTCGACCTGGATGGCATCCTGCGCGTGACTGCCCGGGAAAAGCGTACCGGTCTGGAAAAACACATCACCATCGAAAATGCCATGACCAAACTGGGCGAACAACACCTGAACGAAGCCCGTTCTCGGGTGGCGGCCCTGTTTGCTGACAACGCAGATGAGGCAGACGTAACAGAAGATGCCGATGACCAGGGCAATCCCGTTCCGGCCCCTGCCAGGAACCATCAGGATGTGGTGCAGGCCAAAGCATTGGTGGAAAAAGCCGAACGCATGCTGGAACAAGCCACACC